DNA from Campylobacter lari:
GATTATCTACTACTTGAAAAAGTAAGGTTTTAAATACTTCGCCTATATGCGCAGGGCTTGTAGTGGAAGCTTTTTCAATATCGGTTAATACTAATTCTACAGGAAAGATAAAACTTATACTAACTGCGCTTAAAGAAGCTAAAAAGGTTCCAAAAATATACAAGAAAATAATGTGTTTTATTTTCTCACTTCCATGATTAAATTCTTTTGTGCAAATGGTTGTTAAAATTAAAATAAAAACTAAAATTGGCGCTATAGCTTTTAACGCTCCTGTAAATAAAGCACCAAAAATATTTGCAAAAATAGCTAAATCTTTAGAAAAAATACCTACTAAAATTCCTAAAACAATACCTATGCAAATTTGTAAAATAAGATTTCCATCTTTATAGCGTTTGATTGCATAAGAAAATAAACTCATTTCTTACCTTTTTTGTAGTGATAAATTTAAATTTATTCTAGCAAAGTAAAGCTTAAATAAGCTTTTTGATTTTTAAGTTAGCTTGTGTTAAAATAAAGCTAGAATTTTTTATGATAAGGAATATAAAATATGTATTTATTTACTTCTGAAGTTGTTAGTGCAGGACATCCTGATAAATGTGCTGATATTATAGCTGATTCTATAGTTGATGCCTTTTTAACTCATGATAAAGACTCAAGGGTTGCTAGTGAGGTTTTTGTAGCAGGAAATAAAGTAGTAATTGGTGGTGAGATTAAATCAAAATATAAACTAGAAAAACAAGATTATGAAAATATTGTAAAAAAAGCTCTAGCAGATATTGGTTACAATGGAAATCCGCATTTTAGCAAAAAACAATGTTTGCATCCTGATGATTTAGATGTAATGGTATTTTTAAATGAGCAAAGTCCTGACATCAATCAAGGTGTTGATCAAGAAGATGGAGAGATTGGAGCAGGTGATCAAGGTATAATGTTTGGTTTTGCAAGCAATGAAGCAAAAGAATATATGCCAGCAGCTATTTCTTATGCTAGAATGCTTTGTGATAAAGTATATGAGTTTGCAAAAAACAATCCTGATAAACTTGGAGTAGATATTAAAACTCAAGTTACAATTGATTATGCAAATAAAGAAAATTTTGAAAATTGCAAACCTCAAAGTATCCATACTATTGTAGTTTCAGCTCCTTGTGTTGAAAGTATGAAAATAGAAGATTTAAGAGCTTTGGTGATGGATTTGATTTTGGATTCAAATTTACCAAAAGAGCTTTTTTGCCCAGAAAAAACAAGAATTTTAATCAACCCAACGGGAAAATATGTAAATCACAGCTCATTACATGATAGTGGTTTAACAGGAAGAAAGCTTATAGTAGATAGCTTTGGTGGCTATGCTCCAATAGGAGGTGGTGCACAATCTTCTAAAGACTATACTAAGGTTGATAGAAGCGGACTTTATGCTGCAAGATGGCTTGCTAAAAATATTGTAGCAGCAGGGCTTGCTAAAAAATGTATAGTACAACTTTCTTATGCTATAGGTGTGGCTAAACCAACTTCTGTAAGTGTGGATTGCATGGGAACAAATACAAGATTAAATGATGATATTTTAAGTGATTTTGTGATGAAAACTTTCCCATTAACTCCAAATTGGATTAAAAATAAATTCAATCTTGATAAACCAAGTAAAGATACTTTCATGTATGCTGATGTAGCTGCTCGTGGTCAAGTGGGTCAAGCTGATTATCCTTGGGAAAAATTAGACGCACTTGATGAATTTAAGGCATTATAAAATGAAGCTTTTAAGCTTCATTTTGCTTTAAAAGTTTTTCTTTTATCTTTAAAATCAATACTTCTTTTGGTTTAATTACCGCATTTTCTTTTCCATTAACTGCATGATATATACTTACATTATAATTATTTGCATAAAAACGCATTAGAAAATTTTGTAATTTATACTCACTTGAAAAATTAAACCAAGCATTGTTTGAAATAGCGATGATGATTTTTGAGTGTTTGTAAAGTTTTTCTTTTGTAGCTTCAAAGCAGATAGCATTAGTGATGAGCTGATTATTTAGAGTGTATTGATTTAATTCTTTTCCTTTTGAAAATTCATCAATATTTAAAAGATATTTTTTAAAAAAGTTTTTAAATATAGGAATTTCTTCTCCAAAAGGTACAAGATAATGTTTGTTAAAAACTTGTATGTTGCCATTGTCAAATACATAAGTACTATTGTATAGATGATTAGGTGTAGTGCTTATAGCACCTGTGATGATGATGATTTGTTTTGATAAATCTTTTAAGGCTTGTAAATAACTTGGTGCTTTATTTAATGCAAAAGCAAAAGCAGTTTCAGGAAAAATAATTGCTTCTTTACCTTCTTTTATGGCCTTGTTGATTTGATAAAATATATCTTTAGAATGAGTTTGTAAATTTTCTTGTATGAATTTTTGATCTTGAGAGATATTAGTTTGGATTAATTTATAGTCTAAATTTAGTGTTTGTGATTGTTTTTGATTATATTGAGCTCCGATTAGAATAAGGATTAGAATAATTGCTATTTTATAATATCTTGAAATATATTTTTCATAATAAAAATAAGCAGTCAAAAACATAGTTATAATACCTCGGTAACTTGCATCAAAGATTCCATATACACTTAAAACACCCCAATTTAGCCAATCAAAGCCAAAAGGATGAATAAAACAAAGTAAAAAAATTCCACAAAGCCTTAAAAAATCATATTTAAGAAAAAAACATATAAAAAACAAAAATCCATAAATTAATCCAATTAAGATAATTTCTAAAGGAATTAAATAAGCTAAATTAAAATAAATTGATGATAAACCTATCCACCAAAACCATAAAATTCCTATAAAAAAACCGGTGTAAAAATATCCTGCTTTACTTTTGTTTCTTAGTAATAAAATTAAACCATATATGCTTAAAAATGGTGAGATAAATTCGAAAAGTAAATTTTCAAAAAAAGAAAAATAAATAAAATTTGACAATAAAAGTGCAGAAAAAAAGGCTTTTATTATTTTAAAAGTGGTAGAATTAGAATTTATGAACTTAAAAAAAAGGGGAAGAAATGGCAGAAAACGGAAATATTTGGACTTCATTGTTGCCTCTCATTGTGCTTTTTGCGATTTTTTATTTTTTGGTTATTAGACCACAACAAAAACAAGCAAAAGACCATAAATTGATGGTTTCATCTTTAGAAAAAGGAGATAAAATCATCACAAATGGTGGGATAATTTGCGAGGTGGTAAAACCAGAAGAGGATTTTATCAAAGTTAAGCTTAATGATGAAAATGTAGTTGTAAAAATTTCTAGAGATTTTATAGCAAAGAAAATTGATGCGTAGTGGAAAAATTACTTATAGAAGTATTATTTTCTTTGTAGTTTTTCTTATAGGGCTTGTTTTTTCTATACCTTCTTTTATGCAAACCCAAAGTGGTGCTAAGATTAACCTAGGACTTGATTTACAAGGTGGTTTGCATATGTTATTAGGTGTAGAAGTAGAAGAGGCAGTTAAGTCAAAGGTTAAATCCATAGCCTCTTCTCTTAGTTATTCTATCAATAAAGAAGATATTATTGTTGATAAAATCAAAGTAAATGATACTAGTATTGAATTTAGTTTATTGGATGAAAATGATGTAGCTAAGGTTGATTTGTTGTTAAAAGACATTAAAGGCTTGGCTATTACACACGAAAATTTACACTACACACTTTCTTTAACCCAAGAAGAAATTAAATTAACTCATGAACAAGCTATTTTGCAAGCTGTAGAAACAATTAGAAATAGACTTGATCAATTTGGTCTTGCAGAGCCAAATGTAGCAAGATCAGGTGAGGATAAAATTTTAGTTGAACTTCCAGGTATTAAAACTGCTGCAGATGAGGCTAGAGCTAGAGAGCTTATCGCAAAAGCTGCACATTTGCAATTAATGGAAGTAGATGATGTTAGAATGGATCAGGTAAATAATCTTACTCCAGCTCAGGCTGCTGAATATGGAGATTTAATTTTTGAAGATGCAAAAAATCCTCAAATTAAATATCTAGTAAAATCTATACCTATTCTTGATGGTTCTATGCTAACAGATGCAAAAGTAGGTTTTGCGCAAAGTAATAATCTTCCTGTGATTAATTTCACCTTAAATTCGGAAGGTGCTAAAAAATTTGGAGACTATACAGGAAATAATGTAGGCAAACGCTTAGCTATAGTTTTAGATAATAAAGTATATTCAGCTCCAAGAATTAATGAAAGAATAGGTGGAGGTAGTGGTCAAATTAGTGGTAGCTTTACTGTTGAAGAAGCTCATGATGTGGCCATTGCTTTAAGAAGTGGGGCGCTTTTAGCACCGGTTAAAATGCTTGAAAAAAGAAGTGTTGGACCATCTTTGGGTGCTGATAGTATTAAAATGAGTATGATAGCCCTAGCAGGTGCTTCTATATTAGTTATTGCATTTATGGTGATGTATTATGGTATAGCAGGAATTTTTGCTAATATTGCTTTAGTGGCAAATATTTTAGTGATTATTGCTGTAATGGCTATGTTTGGTGCAACTTTAACTTTACCTGGTATGGCAGGACTTGTACTGACTGTGGGTATGGCAGTAGATTCTAATGTTATTATTAATGAAAGAATTAGGGAGTTATTGCGAGAAGGTGCTAGCATAAGGCAAAGTGTTGAAAATGGTTATAAGCATGCAATGAGCGCGATTTTAGATTCTAACATTACTTCGCTTATTACTTCAGTGGTACTTTATGCTTATGGAACAGGTGCGGTAAAAGGTTTTGCGGTGACTTTGAGTATTGGGATTTTAGTTTCGATGATTACTTCTATTGTTGGAACTCATGGTATGTTTGAAATGTTTATGAACCGTATGGAAAAAAGCAATAATACAAGATTATGGTTTGGATATAGGAGACCTTAATGCAATTTTTTAGTCAAAAACATGTTTATGATTTTATGAGAATGAGATTTGCAGCCATCTCTTTGTCTTTTATTTTATTTTTTGGTTCTATTTTTATCCTTTTTACTAAGGGTTTGAATTTTGGTATTGATTTTACCGGTGGAACTTTAGTGCAACTTCAATATGAGCAAAAAGCTCCTTTGGCTGAAATTCGCAAAGCTTTAGCTATCAATGAAAATTTAAAAGGTGCTAGTGTTACTGAATTTGGTAGTGCTAATGAAGTGATTATTCGTTTTTCAGGAAGTAGCGATAGCTTGGGAAGTGACATTGGAGTAAGTATTGCAAATTTATTAAAAGATACAGGTAAATTTGAAGTGCGCCGTGTGGATGTGGTAGGTCCAAAAGTAGGAGATGAACTGCGTAATAAAGGTCTTATGGCGGTTGGAATTTCTTTGATTGCTATTTTGATTTATTTGGCAGTGAGATTTGAATGGCGTTTTGCTATGGCTTCTATTGTGTGTGAAATTCATGATATAGTCATTACTTTAGGCGCTATTGCATTATTTGAAATAGATGTAAATTTAGATATTTTGGCGGCTGTTTTAACTGTGCTTGGATATTCTTTAAATGATACGATTATTATTTTTGATAGGATTAGAGAAGGTGTTAAAACAAGTAAAAATTCAAAACTTGATTTAATTATTAATGAATCAGTTTCTGCAACTTTATCAAGAACTACTTTAACAACGGGTTTAACTTTAATCACTGTTGTAGTGCTTTATTTCTTTGGTGGATCTATGATAGAAGGTTTTGCTCTAACTATGATAGTGGGTATTGTGGCAGGTACTGCAAGTTCTATATTTGTAGCAAGTCCAGCACTTTTATGGTTTAAATTTAGTGTTACGCAGTATCGTCAAAAAGAATTAGAAAAAGTAAAGAAAAAACAAGAAAAAGAGAAATTAAGAGCGATGTATGAAAAAGGAACGGTGTAAAAATGAATTGGGGTAAGGTTATTTATATCTTTTTTGCTCTAATGAGCTTAACTACAACCGCAGGATTTTTATATGATCAAAATGAAGTTGCATTATTTATTGCAGCTTGTGTGAATTTAATTTCTACTTTATTGAAAATCGGAGTTAGAAATTTCTTAGCAGCTGAATTATTTGCTAGTTCTTTAGTGGCTGATTTGCATTTAATTCCAGCTTTTGCTTTAATACAAATTAATCCAGAGGCTAATGTTATGGTTTATACTTTAGCAATTGGTGCTTTGATAGCTAATATCTTTTCAATGATTTTAGTTATAGTTGATTCAGTAAAAAGTCAAGAAGAAAATTAGGAGTTAAAATGGCGTATGAGGCAGGTAAAATAGAAAAAAAATGGCAAAAAATTTGGCAAGAAAAAGAATATTTTGAGCCAAAAGATGATTTTTCTTTACCAAAAAAATACATTTTATCTATGTTTCCATATCCAAGTGGTAGAATTCATATGGGACATGTGAGAAACTATAGCATAGGTGATGCTATGGCTAGATATTATAGAAAAAAAGGTTTTAATGTCTTACATCCTATAGGTTTTGATAGTTTTGGTATGCCTGCTGAAAATGCTGCGATAAAACACGGTATTCATCCTAAGAAATGGACTTATGAAAATATTGATTATATGCAAAATGAACTTGCTTCTTTGGGCTTTTCCTTTTCTAAAAAAAGAATGTTTGCTACTTCTGATCCTTTATATACTAAATTTGAGCAAGAATTTTTCATTAAAATGTATGAAAAAGGACTTGTTTATACTAAAGAAGCTGAAGTTAATTGGTGTGAGAATGATAAAACAGTCTTGGCAAATGAGCAAGTTGAAGATGGCAAATGTTGGCGTTGCGGACATGAAGTCATTAGAAAAAAAATGCCAGGATATTATGTAAAAATTACCGCTTATGCAGATGAATTATTGCAAGATCTTAAAAAATTAGAAGGAAAATGGCCAAGTCAGGTTTTGACTATGCAAGAAAATTGGATAGGTAAAAGCACAGGGCTTAGTTTTGATTTTGATATAGAAGAAAATGATAATAAAATCAGTGCAAAAAAGATCAATGTTTTTACAACAAGAGCTGAGACTATTTATGGAGTGTCTTATATTGCTTTAGCACCTGATCATGAAATAGTAAACGAATTAATTGATAAAAAATTACTAGATCAAGATACTATCATAAAAATTCAAAATATACAAAATCAAACACCCCGCCAAAGACAAGCTGCGCCAAAAGAAGGATATTTTTTAAATCTTCATGTAATCCATCCACTAAGTAAAGAAAAAATTCCTTTATGGGTAGCTAATTTTGTTTTAAGTGATTATGGTAGTGGGGCTGTTATGAGTGTGCCTGCTCATGATGAAAGAGATTATGAGTTTGCAAAAACTTATAATTTAGCTATAAAAAAAGTAATTTATAAAGATGAAAATGATGCACAATGCTACACTTTAAAAGAAGGTGTTTTAACCAATAGTGGCGAATTTGATCAATTAGAATGTAATGATGCTAGAGAAAAAATTAGTTTAAAAATTGAATCTTTGGGTATTGGTAAAAAGGTTACCAATTTTAAAATTCGTGATTGGGGTGTTTCTAGACAAAGATATTGGGGTGCTCCTATACCAATGATTAAGTGTAATTCTTGTGGCATAGTTCCTCAAAAAATAGAAAATTTACCTATTACCTTGCCTGAAGATGTGATTATAAATGGAGAGGGAAATCCACTTGATAAGCATGAAATATGGAAAGAGTGCATTTGTCCAAAATGTGGTAAAAAAGCACAAAAAGAAAGCGATACTTTAGATACTTTCTTTGAAAGTTCTTGGTATTTTGCGCGTTTTGCAAGTGATGATAAAACATGGCAAGAAAAAGCAGTAGATGAAAAAAGTGTTAATTATTGGATGAATGTTGATGAATATATTGGCGGGATTGAACATGCGATATTGCATTTACTCTATGCTAGATTTTTCCAAAAAGCACTTAGAGATTTGGGTTATTTAAAAGATGATGAGCCTTTTAATAGACTTTTAACCCAAGGAATGGTCACTAAAGATGGTGCTAAGATGAGTAAATCTAAGGGTAATGTAGTAGATCCTGATTATATTATAGAAAAATATGGAGCAGATAGCGCAAGATTGTTTATATTGTTTGCTGCACCACCTGCTAAAGAACTTGAATGGAACGATAGTGCGCTAGAGGGTGCGTTTAAATTTATCAATAGGCTTTATGAAAAGGCTATGAGTTTAGAATGTGGAAAATTACAAGAAATTGATCATCAAAGTTTAAATAAAGAAGAAAAATATGCTAGATTAAAAGTATATGAAGCTTTGAAAAAATCTTTTGAAGTTTATGAAGAAAGTTTTGCCTTTAATACCTTAATAGCTGCATGTATGGAAGCTTTAAATGCCTTAAATGCTATAAATCATAAAGAAGTTTTAAAAGAAGCTTTTTATATTATTTTAAATATTTTAGAGCCTATTATCCCTCATGTTTGTTTTGAGCTTAGCGAGCATTTGTTTAAATGTGAAAATTTTAAAGTATTAAAAATAAAAGAAGAAGTTTTTGTAAAAGATAGTTTTAATATAGCTATTAGTGTTAATGGTAAAAAAAGAGCACAGATTGAAATAAATTCAGAGG
Protein-coding regions in this window:
- the leuS gene encoding leucine--tRNA ligase — encoded protein: MAYEAGKIEKKWQKIWQEKEYFEPKDDFSLPKKYILSMFPYPSGRIHMGHVRNYSIGDAMARYYRKKGFNVLHPIGFDSFGMPAENAAIKHGIHPKKWTYENIDYMQNELASLGFSFSKKRMFATSDPLYTKFEQEFFIKMYEKGLVYTKEAEVNWCENDKTVLANEQVEDGKCWRCGHEVIRKKMPGYYVKITAYADELLQDLKKLEGKWPSQVLTMQENWIGKSTGLSFDFDIEENDNKISAKKINVFTTRAETIYGVSYIALAPDHEIVNELIDKKLLDQDTIIKIQNIQNQTPRQRQAAPKEGYFLNLHVIHPLSKEKIPLWVANFVLSDYGSGAVMSVPAHDERDYEFAKTYNLAIKKVIYKDENDAQCYTLKEGVLTNSGEFDQLECNDAREKISLKIESLGIGKKVTNFKIRDWGVSRQRYWGAPIPMIKCNSCGIVPQKIENLPITLPEDVIINGEGNPLDKHEIWKECICPKCGKKAQKESDTLDTFFESSWYFARFASDDKTWQEKAVDEKSVNYWMNVDEYIGGIEHAILHLLYARFFQKALRDLGYLKDDEPFNRLLTQGMVTKDGAKMSKSKGNVVDPDYIIEKYGADSARLFILFAAPPAKELEWNDSALEGAFKFINRLYEKAMSLECGKLQEIDHQSLNKEEKYARLKVYEALKKSFEVYEESFAFNTLIAACMEALNALNAINHKEVLKEAFYIILNILEPIIPHVCFELSEHLFKCENFKVLKIKEEVFVKDSFNIAISVNGKKRAQIEINSEAKEDEILALAKENVAKWLEGKTIVKEIYIDKKLVNLVVK
- the yajC gene encoding preprotein translocase subunit YajC, whose amino-acid sequence is MAENGNIWTSLLPLIVLFAIFYFLVIRPQQKQAKDHKLMVSSLEKGDKIITNGGIICEVVKPEEDFIKVKLNDENVVVKISRDFIAKKIDA
- the secF gene encoding protein translocase subunit SecF, which encodes MQFFSQKHVYDFMRMRFAAISLSFILFFGSIFILFTKGLNFGIDFTGGTLVQLQYEQKAPLAEIRKALAINENLKGASVTEFGSANEVIIRFSGSSDSLGSDIGVSIANLLKDTGKFEVRRVDVVGPKVGDELRNKGLMAVGISLIAILIYLAVRFEWRFAMASIVCEIHDIVITLGAIALFEIDVNLDILAAVLTVLGYSLNDTIIIFDRIREGVKTSKNSKLDLIINESVSATLSRTTLTTGLTLITVVVLYFFGGSMIEGFALTMIVGIVAGTASSIFVASPALLWFKFSVTQYRQKELEKVKKKQEKEKLRAMYEKGTV
- a CDS encoding apolipoprotein N-acyltransferase, which codes for MKSKYFRFLPFLPLFFKFINSNSTTFKIIKAFFSALLLSNFIYFSFFENLLFEFISPFLSIYGLILLLRNKSKAGYFYTGFFIGILWFWWIGLSSIYFNLAYLIPLEIILIGLIYGFLFFICFFLKYDFLRLCGIFLLCFIHPFGFDWLNWGVLSVYGIFDASYRGIITMFLTAYFYYEKYISRYYKIAIILILILIGAQYNQKQSQTLNLDYKLIQTNISQDQKFIQENLQTHSKDIFYQINKAIKEGKEAIIFPETAFAFALNKAPSYLQALKDLSKQIIIITGAISTTPNHLYNSTYVFDNGNIQVFNKHYLVPFGEEIPIFKNFFKKYLLNIDEFSKGKELNQYTLNNQLITNAICFEATKEKLYKHSKIIIAISNNAWFNFSSEYKLQNFLMRFYANNYNVSIYHAVNGKENAVIKPKEVLILKIKEKLLKQNEA
- a CDS encoding DUF6394 family protein codes for the protein MNWGKVIYIFFALMSLTTTAGFLYDQNEVALFIAACVNLISTLLKIGVRNFLAAELFASSLVADLHLIPAFALIQINPEANVMVYTLAIGALIANIFSMILVIVDSVKSQEEN
- the secD gene encoding protein translocase subunit SecD, encoding MRSGKITYRSIIFFVVFLIGLVFSIPSFMQTQSGAKINLGLDLQGGLHMLLGVEVEEAVKSKVKSIASSLSYSINKEDIIVDKIKVNDTSIEFSLLDENDVAKVDLLLKDIKGLAITHENLHYTLSLTQEEIKLTHEQAILQAVETIRNRLDQFGLAEPNVARSGEDKILVELPGIKTAADEARARELIAKAAHLQLMEVDDVRMDQVNNLTPAQAAEYGDLIFEDAKNPQIKYLVKSIPILDGSMLTDAKVGFAQSNNLPVINFTLNSEGAKKFGDYTGNNVGKRLAIVLDNKVYSAPRINERIGGGSGQISGSFTVEEAHDVAIALRSGALLAPVKMLEKRSVGPSLGADSIKMSMIALAGASILVIAFMVMYYGIAGIFANIALVANILVIIAVMAMFGATLTLPGMAGLVLTVGMAVDSNVIINERIRELLREGASIRQSVENGYKHAMSAILDSNITSLITSVVLYAYGTGAVKGFAVTLSIGILVSMITSIVGTHGMFEMFMNRMEKSNNTRLWFGYRRP
- the metK gene encoding methionine adenosyltransferase — its product is MYLFTSEVVSAGHPDKCADIIADSIVDAFLTHDKDSRVASEVFVAGNKVVIGGEIKSKYKLEKQDYENIVKKALADIGYNGNPHFSKKQCLHPDDLDVMVFLNEQSPDINQGVDQEDGEIGAGDQGIMFGFASNEAKEYMPAAISYARMLCDKVYEFAKNNPDKLGVDIKTQVTIDYANKENFENCKPQSIHTIVVSAPCVESMKIEDLRALVMDLILDSNLPKELFCPEKTRILINPTGKYVNHSSLHDSGLTGRKLIVDSFGGYAPIGGGAQSSKDYTKVDRSGLYAARWLAKNIVAAGLAKKCIVQLSYAIGVAKPTSVSVDCMGTNTRLNDDILSDFVMKTFPLTPNWIKNKFNLDKPSKDTFMYADVAARGQVGQADYPWEKLDALDEFKAL